CTGGGCGTGTTCTTCTTTCTGGCGCTGATCCCCAGCTCCAGCATCGTGCCGCTGGTCACGCACACCATCGCGCAGAAACGCATGTACCTGGCTCTGGCCGCCGTCGTGACGCTGGCGGTCCTCGGCGCGTGGCGACTCTGGACCCTCCGCACTCGCCGCCCGGGCGCATGGAAATGGCCCGCTGCCGCCGCCGCTCTTGTCGTGGCGATGCTGGGCGCTCTGACCGTCGCTCGCAATCACGACTTCCGCTCCGGTGTGACGATCTGGTCCGACACCGTGACCAAGTGCCCCAGGAACTCCCGCGCTCACAGCATGCTCTCGGCCGAATTGCTCGCCGTCAACAACCTGAAACGCGCCTTGCACCACGCTCAGATCGCCAGCGATCTCGAGAGCGATTCGGCCAAGCTGCACGTCAACCTGGCCAATCTGCTCCTGGCCAATAATCAACACGACCAGGCCATCGAGCAATATCGCCAGGCATTGATGTGGAACGGCGACCTGGCCGAAGCCCACAATAACCTCGGGCACGCGCTGCTGCTGACCGGGCGCCCGGGCGAAGCCCTGCAGTGCTTCCGCGAGGCGCTCAAACGCAAACCCGTCTATACAGCCGCACAAACAAATCTCGCCGATGCGCTGATGATCGACGGAAAACCCCAGAGCGTCGCCGAGGCTGTCACGTTGTACAGCCAGGCCCTGACGACAAACAGCGGCGACCCTGCGCTCGAGAACGCCCTGGGCTCGGCCCTGCAGGCCGCCGGACGCGTTGACGAAGCCATGGCGCACTATCGCCGTGCCGCGGCCTTGGCGCCATGGTTTCCCCAGGCCCGCTACAATCTCGGGATGGCCCTGCTCAAGGGAAACCAGGTCGCCGAGGCGCTCGAACACCTGCAGCAGGCCTGCCGGACACCCATGCCGCCGGCGCACTGCCTCGACGGGCTCGCGCAGGCCTATGCCGCCGCCGGCCAATACGTCCTGGCAACCGAAGAGGCCCAGCGGGCGCTCGAAGCCGCCCAACTGCAGGGACGCGCGGAACTGATCCCGCAGCTCCGCCAACAACTCGAACAATATCGCCGGGCCGCCACCAGCCAGCCCGCGTCGCGGCCGGGAAACACTTAGACCATGTTCTTCTTCATCCCGCTCATCCCACTGTGCGTGCTGCTGATCGTCTATAAGAGGCGCGGCTGGCCGCTGCGCCGCGCAGTGCTGATGGCCGCCACGACCTGGGGCGTCATGCTCGTCGGCGTCACCGAGACGCTGAGCCTGCTGCACGCCCTGGCGTTCGGGCCACTCTGCGCAGCGTGGCTGGGTCTGACGGCTGCCATTGTGATTCTCGCCGCCGCCCTGCCCCGGCCCGCCCGAGCCCCCGAAGCAATCGACGTTTCAGGCACACTGGGCCCTGCGGCATGGCTGCTGCTGCCGGGGGCGTTCATCATCGGCGGGTCGCTGGTGACGGCCCTGCTGTGCCCGCCTAATAACTACGATTCGATGACGTACCACATGGCCCGGGTGGCCCATTGGGTGCAGGACGGCAGCGTGGCATACTACCCCACGCACATTCTGCGGCAATTGCACATGCCGCCGCTGGCCGAGTACGCCATCGCCCACCTGCAGATCGCCTCCGGCGGCGACCGATTCGCCAACTGCGTGCAGTGGCTGGCGATGGCCGGATGTCTGACGGGCATCTCGCTCATCGCCGCCCAACTCGGCGCCGGCCGCGTCGGACAGTTTCTGGCCGCGGGGATCTGCGCGGCCATCCCCATGGGCGTGCTGCAGGCCTCGACCACGCAGAATGATTACGTCCTGGCGCTGTGGCTGGTGTGTCTGGCCTCGTTTACCCTCTCTGCCGCGCGGGCTCAGGGGCGCCAGCGGTGGATGTACGTTCTAGCCGCCGGCGGCGCGATGGGGCTGGCCGTGCTGACCAAGGGAACGGCCTATCTGCTGGCGGCGCCGTTTGTCCTCTGGCTCGTGGCGTCCCAGTTGCGTCGGCACCGCCTTGCGGCCGTCCCCGCACTTGCCGCCGCAGGGGCGATCGTGCTGGCCATCAATGCGGGTTTCTACTGCCGCAATCTCGATCTGTACCACACGCCGCTGGGCTGGGGGCTGGCCGGGCCGCATCAGGATATGTCCGCGGGCAACCGGCTGGACAACCAGGCCCACGGTCCGCGGGTGCTGGCGGCCAACGTGCTGCGGAACCTCGCGATGGAACTTGCACTGCCGATCAACCATCCGCAGGGCCTGCGCGAAAGCAGCGCGGCCGACCGGGCGGTCGCTTCCGCTGCGCGCGGCGCGCTCAACGCCATCGGCGTCGATCCCGACGACCCGCAAACCACATACGCCGACTTCGGTCGCCGCCAGCGATTCGAGGTCTATGGCCACTTGTGGAATGACGAAAACTTTGCTGCAAACCCTCTTCATCTGCTCCTGTTTGCAGCGGCGGGTTTCAGCCTGATATTCGTTCGCCTGCCTCAGAGGCGACGGTTGCTGCTCTATGGGGCCGCCATCGCCGGCGGTCTCTTGCTCTTCTGCTTCTTTCTCAAGTGGCAGCCATGGCACACGCGGCTGCACCTGCCACTGCTGGTGCTGGGCTCGGCGCTGACGGCGGTGGTGCTGGAGCATCTGGCTGGCCGATGGATCGGCGGCGCGATCGTGGCTCTGCTGCTGGTAGCGGCAGCTCCAGCACTGCTGTGGGCGGCGAATCGCCCGATGCTGGGCCAGCGGAACATCTTCAACACCCCACGCGACGAACTGTACTTTGCGGCTGCCGGTCCGCAGCAAGAGGCGATCTATCGCGGCCTGCTGCGGGAGCTGCCCCTGCGGCGATTCAACAAGATCGGCCTGGTGCTTGGCGGCGACAACATCGAGTATCCGATCTGGGTGCTGCTGGGCGGCAGTTCGCCGACAATCGAGATTCGCCACGTCGAGGTCGTGAACGTCTCGGGCGTTCTCGCAAAGCGCCCGCCGGCCGCCGCGTTCAAACCGGACATTATTTTCGAGAACGTCCCAGCCCCGGGCGGGGCGTACACCATCCGCCTGCGACAAGCGTTCTGACACAGGATATACTCAGGGCATGGAATCCCAAGCCAGCAAGCCCCGCCGCCGACGCCTCAGGCAGGTCGCCTTCAAGATAGCGGCACTGCTGTTGAGCGTTGCGGTAGCGATTGTAGCCGGCGAGGTGATCACCCGCATCGCCGGCTCAGCCCCTCCGGTGGCCGGCATCGATGTCAGCAACGCCGACAGCCCTTACCGTCTTTGCGACAATCCGATCCTCGGATATGAGTTGGTCCCCAACCGCCCCGGCGTCAATTCCGTCGGCCAGCGCGACGTCGAGCACACGATTGAAAAGCCCGCCGGCGTGCGCCGCATCGTGATCCTGGGCGACTCCGTCGTCGAAGGAATTACGCTCGAGACGAAGTGGGAGAACCTGATCGCCTGGCACCTGCAGAAGCGCTATGACAAGAGCAAGACCGAGATCCTGAACTTCGGCGTGCGCGGCTACTGCACGCTGGCCGAGGTCGAACTGCTGGAAAGCAAAGCCCTGCAGTTCAAGCCCGACGTGGTGGTGCTGGTGTTCGTCGACAACGACTTTCGAAACTTCAACGCCGACATTGCCCTGGCCGCTCGGCAGAGGCCGGCTGCGGTTGATTGGCTCTTTCGCAACAGCGATCTGTTTCGAATCTTGTGCCTCAAGACCGGTATCTTTCATTATGGGCAAGACGCCGACCCGACGCAGTGGAACCAAACCGCCATCGGCGACGATAACGTCCAGCGCGGCCTGGAACGTCTGAAGGCCCTGGCACAGAAGCACAACTTCCAGCCGCTGATCGCAATCTGGCCGACATTTCTTGACGATCGCGTCATTGACCGTGCGTGTCTGCCCGGCACGGAAACGCCGGCCGTCGAAGTCATGGCGGCCCAGAGGGAGATCCCGACGCTTCGCCTTTCAACCTTCTACAATCGCGGGAACAAGAACCCTCGCAAAGCCTTTACCAACGGCGACACGCTGCACCCCAACGAGACCGGCTGTCATCTGGCTGCAGATGCCATTAAGTTCCACATAGATCGTCTGGCCTCCGCAGCCGCCCAGACGCAACCGGCCTCACGGTACGCCGCCAGCCAGATGACCGGCGCCGCGGCCGTGGCCAAAAGTGGAGCGATGCAGGGATGGGACCGTGTGGCGGCGATGACGCTGGCGGGAGAGATCTGGCAGAACCGCGGCGAGGCTGCCGCCGCCATGGCGCAGTACGAAGCCGCGCTGCGCCTGCGCCCCAACGACCTGCTGGCCAACCTGTCGCTGGGCCGCATGCTGCTGCAGACGCGAGGCAACCTCAAGATCGCTCGCGATTGCTTCGAGCGCGCCCTGCGAACCGACCCCACCAGCGCCGACGCATGCAACGGTCTGGGCGTGGTGCTCTCGCGGACGGGGGACGCGTCTGAAGCGATGGAACAGTTCGATCGCGCGGTCCGATTGAACCCCCAACTCATCGAGGCGAGAAATAATCTGGGCACGGCCCTGTTGGCCGCCGGGCGCCCCGGCGAGGCCGTCGACCATCTTAGCGCCGTCTTTAAGGCCTCCAACGATTCGGCCGAAATCGCCGCCAATCTGGGCATGGCCTTGGCGGGTGCGGGACGCTGCGACGAGGCCATCGCCCCCCTTCGCCGCGCGCTGGAACTGCAGGCCGATTACCCCCAAGCCCACCTGGCGCTGGGCAATGCCCTGGCGGCCGGAGGCAACAATCCCGAGGCCATCACGCATTATCATCAGGCGCTGAAGGCCTGGCCGCACGTGGCGGACATCCGCGTGAATCTTGGCGCCGCCCTGATGGCCGTCGGACGCGCCGCTGACGCCATCGAGCAGTACCGCCAGGCGCTGACGATCGATGGCGCGCTGCCTGAGGCACACAACAATCTCGCCGTCGCGCTGGCCAGCATCAACAAGAGCAGCGAGGCCGTCGAGCACTATCGCCAGGCGCTGCGCCTGCGACCCGATTACGTGCAGGCAAGCTATGGCCTGGGGCTGGCACTCAACAAGACCGGGCAATTTCTCCAGGTGATCGAACCGCTGCAGCGTGCGTGCGAGCTAAGCGGTTGGCGCGTCGCCGAATGTGCCGACGCCCTGGCGATCGCCCATGCGGGAGCGGGCGATTTTGTCGCCGCTGCCGCAATGGCAGAAAAGGCGATGACCCTGGCGAAGGATTCCGGAAAGGACGACTTGGCCAGGCAGATCGCCCGGCGCCTGGAGGCATATCGCGCGGGGCCTCCGAGGGTACCAAACAAACCCTGAACTTTTCATTGAATCCGGCCGACAGGTTCTCTAGGATTTGTGCTTCAGGACGCCCTCATGAACGAAACGGATGGAACCAGCCGCCCCCGCGCGCAGGACGTGCGCCAAGGGTTGATCAAGCGTCTCGGCCGAGCGGCCCCGGCGGCGCCGCTATTTTCGCCGCGTCCGTCGCAGGCCCTGGCCGACATTCGCGCCGCGGCCGGCTGCCGCGTGGATCTGGTCGAGGCCACCGGCGCCGTCGAGGTGCAGGCCCCGCGCGGTGGTGCGACGCTTCTGATCGAGAATCGCCTGGCCGACATGAGCGGCGGCTGGGACCGGCTCTGCACGGCGTTCAAGAATTCGCTGGCCGATGCGAGTTGGCATGGGTGGAATCATCTGAAGGGGCTGGGCCCGGTCAGGCCCGAGGACGTGCTC
Above is a genomic segment from Planctomycetaceae bacterium containing:
- a CDS encoding tetratricopeptide repeat protein; amino-acid sequence: MESQASKPRRRRLRQVAFKIAALLLSVAVAIVAGEVITRIAGSAPPVAGIDVSNADSPYRLCDNPILGYELVPNRPGVNSVGQRDVEHTIEKPAGVRRIVILGDSVVEGITLETKWENLIAWHLQKRYDKSKTEILNFGVRGYCTLAEVELLESKALQFKPDVVVLVFVDNDFRNFNADIALAARQRPAAVDWLFRNSDLFRILCLKTGIFHYGQDADPTQWNQTAIGDDNVQRGLERLKALAQKHNFQPLIAIWPTFLDDRVIDRACLPGTETPAVEVMAAQREIPTLRLSTFYNRGNKNPRKAFTNGDTLHPNETGCHLAADAIKFHIDRLASAAAQTQPASRYAASQMTGAAAVAKSGAMQGWDRVAAMTLAGEIWQNRGEAAAAMAQYEAALRLRPNDLLANLSLGRMLLQTRGNLKIARDCFERALRTDPTSADACNGLGVVLSRTGDASEAMEQFDRAVRLNPQLIEARNNLGTALLAAGRPGEAVDHLSAVFKASNDSAEIAANLGMALAGAGRCDEAIAPLRRALELQADYPQAHLALGNALAAGGNNPEAITHYHQALKAWPHVADIRVNLGAALMAVGRAADAIEQYRQALTIDGALPEAHNNLAVALASINKSSEAVEHYRQALRLRPDYVQASYGLGLALNKTGQFLQVIEPLQRACELSGWRVAECADALAIAHAGAGDFVAAAAMAEKAMTLAKDSGKDDLARQIARRLEAYRAGPPRVPNKP
- a CDS encoding tetratricopeptide repeat protein — protein: MSTRSQILVFAAAIVVMAVASYQNTIQAPFIFDDIEGVVTNPTIHHLWPPGWLHPPYDSPMQNRPVANFTFAVNFAVGDTDVRGYHIVNLLIHILAGLTLLGLMRRTLELEPLRHRFGSVAAPLAGTIALIWLVHPAATEAVTVVTNRTESLVSLFYLLTMYLSLRAATAESKPAIWTMAILAAAACWLGMGSKEIMITAPLAVVLFDRVFVYSSSKDMLRRRWGLYLALAAGWAIVAARALPTGAFNPAVGFGHGVTVWQYACTQCVAVARYLALAFWPWPLVLDYGKVIITNPWAVIPCALLLAALLGLSVWALARRKGAGFLGVFFFLALIPSSSIVPLVTHTIAQKRMYLALAAVVTLAVLGAWRLWTLRTRRPGAWKWPAAAAALVVAMLGALTVARNHDFRSGVTIWSDTVTKCPRNSRAHSMLSAELLAVNNLKRALHHAQIASDLESDSAKLHVNLANLLLANNQHDQAIEQYRQALMWNGDLAEAHNNLGHALLLTGRPGEALQCFREALKRKPVYTAAQTNLADALMIDGKPQSVAEAVTLYSQALTTNSGDPALENALGSALQAAGRVDEAMAHYRRAAALAPWFPQARYNLGMALLKGNQVAEALEHLQQACRTPMPPAHCLDGLAQAYAAAGQYVLATEEAQRALEAAQLQGRAELIPQLRQQLEQYRRAATSQPASRPGNT
- a CDS encoding glycosyltransferase family 39 protein, producing the protein MFFFIPLIPLCVLLIVYKRRGWPLRRAVLMAATTWGVMLVGVTETLSLLHALAFGPLCAAWLGLTAAIVILAAALPRPARAPEAIDVSGTLGPAAWLLLPGAFIIGGSLVTALLCPPNNYDSMTYHMARVAHWVQDGSVAYYPTHILRQLHMPPLAEYAIAHLQIASGGDRFANCVQWLAMAGCLTGISLIAAQLGAGRVGQFLAAGICAAIPMGVLQASTTQNDYVLALWLVCLASFTLSAARAQGRQRWMYVLAAGGAMGLAVLTKGTAYLLAAPFVLWLVASQLRRHRLAAVPALAAAGAIVLAINAGFYCRNLDLYHTPLGWGLAGPHQDMSAGNRLDNQAHGPRVLAANVLRNLAMELALPINHPQGLRESSAADRAVASAARGALNAIGVDPDDPQTTYADFGRRQRFEVYGHLWNDENFAANPLHLLLFAAAGFSLIFVRLPQRRRLLLYGAAIAGGLLLFCFFLKWQPWHTRLHLPLLVLGSALTAVVLEHLAGRWIGGAIVALLLVAAAPALLWAANRPMLGQRNIFNTPRDELYFAAAGPQQEAIYRGLLRELPLRRFNKIGLVLGGDNIEYPIWVLLGGSSPTIEIRHVEVVNVSGVLAKRPPAAAFKPDIIFENVPAPGGAYTIRLRQAF